A single window of Mugil cephalus isolate CIBA_MC_2020 chromosome 1, CIBA_Mcephalus_1.1, whole genome shotgun sequence DNA harbors:
- the ngrn gene encoding neugrin, with protein sequence MLHISMARSLQVLSLFSRFGALSVIPPVSANIRRFASRVGGRKAWMDQDRVHRETASTRDGDMDDMSDELEDVEDRLEALMDEGRKRQRTLKYHILRREMTPKGAPQRKLTWDAMEQIRFLKQELPEEWTVERLAEGFSVTPDVIFRVLRSKFVPSPERRAKQNAKVMAELGQQVLPSGTQRGMQKLPRNLTPAMLASGNTEAALVPVASQTQVIRDEGSASLAKSPVSVPVLPGQLTAGISKQATVTSSTVDSDIGTNAGPTVEDEEDEDSWDGRVWTEEELEEFMEMEKPSPVRQVGCEFFDSEGKFLYRI encoded by the exons ATGCTACATATCAGCATGGCCCGATCTCTTCAggtcctctccctcttctccagGTTTGGTGCTCTCTCGGTGATTCCTCCAGTCTCTGCTAATATCCGTCGATTTGCGAGTAGAGTAGGTGGCAGGAAGGCATGGATGGACCAGGACCGTGTGCACAGAGAGACAGCATCAACCAGAGATGGAGACATGGATGATATGTCTGATGAactggaggatgtggaggacaGGCTCGAAGCCTTGATGGA tgaaggaaggaaaaggcaGAGGACTTTGAAGTATCACATCCTGAGGAGGGAGATGACTCCAAAAGGAGCTCCGCAGAGGAAGCTAACCTGGGATGCTATGGAGCAGATCAG GTTTCTGAAGCAAGAACTGCCAGAGGAGTGGACCGTAGAGCGTCTGGCCGAGGGTTTCTCTGTCACTCCCGATGTCATCTTTCGAGTGCTCAGGAGCAAGTTCGTCCCCTCTCCGGAAAGAAGAGCCAAGCAGAATGCCAAAGTGATGGCTGAACTCGGGCAGCAGGTGCTACCTTCAGGGACACAGCGGGGCATGCAGAAACTTCCCAGGAACCTCACACCAGCCATGCTAGCATCTGGAAATACAGAGGCCGCTTTGGTCCCTGTGGCGAGTCAGACTCAGGTGATTCGAGATGAAGGCTCAGCATCCTTAGCTAAGAGTCCTGTTTCTGTCCCGGTTCTGCCCGGTCAACTCACAGCTGGCATAAGCAAACAGGCCACAGTGACGAGCTCAACCGTAGACAGTGATATTGGAACAAATGCAGGTCCCAcagtggaggatgaggaggatgaagataGCTGGGATGGACGGGTCTGGACGGAGGAAGAACTTGAAGAGTttatggaaatggaaaaaccaTCTCCTGTGAGGCAAGTTGGGTGCGAATTCTTTGACTCGGAGGGAAAGTTTTTGTATAGAATATGA